A genomic region of Candidatus Bathyarchaeota archaeon contains the following coding sequences:
- a CDS encoding electron transfer flavoprotein subunit alpha/FixB family protein, translating into MAEIFVLAEHRQGALRDITFEMLTKAREIAEKTNANLTAVLLGKNVKEHAKTLAEYAKNVLLIEDSRLENFNSDVYHKVLSHLIRQRKPVLTIIGHTSYGVELAPRLAAALNIPLATDCIDFDFEGERFTVTRQIYGGKVNAKVVLRKSESYMVTLRQAAFQAKKPPMPLNGQIEEIQPPLIEEVTAKRFLEYVPPPPGGVDITAASVLVGIGRGVKDQSNIPIVEELAKSLGGVLACSRPVVDKGWLPNDRQVGTSGKIVKPKLYIALGISGAFQHVLGMKNSDLIIAVNKDPKAPIFSFSDYGIVEDLFKIVPALKNKINELKAQKVT; encoded by the coding sequence ATGGCTGAGATATTTGTGTTAGCTGAACACAGGCAAGGAGCGCTTAGAGATATAACCTTCGAAATGCTGACTAAAGCCAGGGAAATCGCTGAAAAGACAAACGCTAATTTGACAGCTGTTTTGCTGGGCAAGAATGTTAAGGAACACGCGAAAACGTTGGCGGAGTATGCCAAAAATGTTTTGCTGATTGAGGATAGTAGGCTTGAAAACTTTAACTCTGACGTGTACCATAAAGTTCTTTCACATTTAATCAGGCAACGTAAACCAGTTTTAACAATTATTGGCCACACTTCCTATGGTGTGGAGCTTGCTCCAAGGCTGGCAGCAGCCTTAAACATTCCATTAGCAACGGATTGTATAGACTTTGATTTCGAGGGTGAAAGGTTTACAGTAACTCGACAAATATACGGCGGAAAAGTGAATGCAAAAGTTGTACTACGGAAGTCTGAAAGTTACATGGTTACGCTGCGGCAAGCTGCCTTTCAAGCTAAAAAACCACCTATGCCGTTAAACGGGCAAATAGAAGAGATCCAACCACCTCTAATCGAGGAAGTAACCGCTAAACGCTTCTTGGAATATGTGCCACCGCCCCCGGGAGGAGTTGATATAACAGCTGCAAGTGTATTGGTGGGTATTGGAAGGGGCGTAAAAGACCAAAGCAACATACCAATTGTGGAGGAGTTGGCGAAATCCCTTGGCGGCGTTTTAGCATGTTCTCGTCCAGTAGTAGATAAAGGATGGCTTCCAAACGACAGGCAAGTGGGTACTTCCGGGAAAATTGTGAAGCCGAAACTTTACATAGCCTTGGGAATTAGCGGAGCCTTCCAACATGTTTTAGGAATGAAAAACTCCGACCTAATAATAGCTGTAAATAAAGATCCAAAAGCGCCAATATTCAGCTTCTCAGACTACGGCATTGTCGAAGACCTTTTCAAGATAGTACCAGCCCTTAAAAACAAGATTAACGAACTTAAAGCCCAAAAAGTAACATAG
- a CDS encoding DUF367 family protein — protein sequence MQQSKLRVVVYHAGQCDPKKCTALKLKRHGLIRLVHQIKLLPRGVVILNPFSKIAFSPADRERIEKYGLAALDFSWEYAEKPLMKNVKGASRCLPYLVAGNPVNFGYPTKLSTAEALASALYISGFREEAHKLLSIFKWGHTFIELNKEKLEEYAKAKDSGEIVEMQKKFIEALKTNKSEFKQSRRASEAQKHEQLLHGNGNGLCS from the coding sequence GTGCAGCAAAGTAAACTTAGAGTTGTTGTCTATCACGCTGGGCAATGCGACCCTAAAAAATGCACAGCATTAAAGCTTAAGCGCCATGGGCTCATCCGCCTGGTCCATCAAATTAAGCTTTTACCAAGAGGAGTTGTGATCTTGAATCCTTTTTCGAAAATAGCTTTTTCACCGGCTGACCGGGAACGCATCGAAAAGTATGGGTTAGCGGCTTTAGACTTTAGTTGGGAATACGCTGAAAAACCATTAATGAAAAACGTTAAAGGGGCGTCTAGATGTTTGCCATACTTGGTTGCAGGAAACCCCGTTAACTTTGGATACCCTACAAAATTAAGCACGGCTGAAGCTTTAGCTTCAGCTCTTTACATATCCGGATTTAGAGAAGAAGCCCACAAACTGCTAAGCATTTTCAAATGGGGACACACTTTCATAGAGTTAAACAAGGAAAAACTTGAAGAGTATGCCAAGGCAAAGGACAGCGGTGAAATAGTGGAAATGCAGAAAAAATTTATTGAAGCCCTCAAGACTAACAAAAGTGAGTTTAAACAATCTAGGCGCGCCTCAGAAGCACAGAAACACGAACAACTCTTACACGGGAATGGAAATGGACTCTGCAGCTGA
- a CDS encoding LysE family transporter gives MDSAADLPLFLASVALISLSGVMAPGPVFAVTVAKGYESKKAGVLIALGHGAVEFPLIILLYFGLSEFFRSTLINKAISFLGGLIMIYMGFEIFRNRGKASIKPQRSRYTSFAAGFVTTAANPYFFLWWVLAGSALISKASLFGYIGVGLFAIVHWFCDLAWDTFVSVTVFKSRCFWTQKVFNIVFAFCFVVLAIFGLWFIASALLW, from the coding sequence ATGGACTCTGCAGCTGATTTGCCCCTCTTTTTGGCTTCTGTTGCTTTAATCTCTCTCTCCGGGGTTATGGCACCTGGACCGGTTTTTGCAGTGACCGTCGCGAAGGGATATGAAAGCAAAAAAGCAGGAGTTCTAATAGCTCTCGGCCACGGTGCAGTAGAGTTTCCCTTGATAATCCTCTTATATTTTGGCCTCTCGGAATTTTTCCGTTCTACTTTAATTAATAAAGCCATAAGCTTTTTAGGAGGACTAATTATGATTTACATGGGCTTTGAAATTTTCAGGAACCGTGGAAAAGCAAGCATAAAGCCTCAACGCTCAAGGTATACCTCGTTTGCCGCGGGTTTTGTTACAACGGCTGCGAACCCATACTTCTTTCTCTGGTGGGTCCTTGCAGGTTCGGCTCTAATCAGTAAGGCTTCCTTGTTTGGTTATATCGGGGTTGGCTTATTTGCAATTGTTCATTGGTTCTGCGACCTAGCTTGGGACACTTTCGTATCTGTAACTGTTTTTAAGTCGCGGTGTTTTTGGACTCAAAAGGTGTTCAATATTGTGTTCGCTTTTTGCTTTGTAGTTTTAGCGATTTTTGGTTTATGGTTTATCGCTTCAGCCTTGTTATGGTAA
- a CDS encoding electron transfer flavoprotein subunit beta/FixA family protein: protein MDIIVCVKHVPETAEAELKIDATGKGIEKTGLVFDINEWDDYALEEAVRIKEKFGGTVTAITVGPEDSDNTLRKCLARGADKAIRVTDSKFAGSDAYATAKILYSVIRNMHFDLILTGAQAGDDGSAVVGPVLAEFLGVPHATMVKKIVLDGDKAIVNRELEGGFEERLEVKLPALFTVQTGINEPRYVSIMGIRKAMQKEIKVMRLADIGLSENDVGETGSWLVIEKLYLPPVEKQTEFLKGSPDEIAAKVIEILKSRGLI, encoded by the coding sequence TTGGACATCATCGTCTGTGTTAAACATGTTCCAGAAACTGCTGAAGCAGAACTGAAAATAGACGCAACTGGTAAGGGCATAGAAAAAACTGGACTGGTCTTCGACATAAACGAGTGGGACGACTACGCTTTAGAAGAGGCGGTGCGCATCAAGGAAAAATTCGGCGGGACTGTAACAGCGATAACAGTTGGCCCAGAAGATTCTGACAATACTCTGCGAAAGTGTTTAGCGCGTGGCGCAGACAAAGCCATACGTGTAACAGATTCAAAGTTTGCCGGCTCAGACGCGTATGCCACAGCAAAAATTCTTTACAGCGTCATTAGAAACATGCATTTCGACTTAATCCTAACTGGAGCACAGGCCGGTGACGATGGAAGCGCTGTCGTCGGCCCAGTTTTAGCGGAGTTTCTTGGGGTGCCGCATGCCACCATGGTAAAAAAGATAGTGTTGGATGGAGACAAAGCAATTGTTAACCGTGAGCTTGAGGGTGGTTTCGAAGAAAGGTTGGAGGTTAAACTGCCAGCGCTTTTCACAGTTCAGACCGGGATTAATGAACCACGCTATGTTTCCATCATGGGAATACGTAAAGCCATGCAAAAGGAAATAAAGGTCATGAGACTGGCTGATATAGGCTTAAGCGAAAACGATGTAGGCGAGACTGGTTCATGGCTGGTAATAGAAAAACTCTATCTTCCACCAGTTGAGAAGCAAACAGAGTTTCTGAAAGGAAGCCCGGACGAGATAGCTGCTAAAGTTATAGAAATTCTGAAGTCAAGGGGGCTGATCTAA
- the alaS gene encoding alanine--tRNA ligase: MLERFPAEEYALPFFKEQGYIRKFCPTCKTYFWTLNPERETCGEARVEGCSTYTFIGDPPTRKSYTLREMREAFLSFFERHGHTRIKPYPVVARWRDDIYLTHASIIDFQPYVTEGIAPPPANPLVIAQPCIRLVDITNTGPTFGKYLTIFEMGGHHAFNYPDKEVYWKDQTVRYHHAFATEELGIKPEEITYKEEIWSGGGNAGPCLECIARGLEVATLVFMQYKVVNDQFIKLPIRTVDTGYGIERYAWLSQGAPSAFHTIYGELLNKILEMAGITQIDMNLLARVARVSPLVGLGKTISLMEARKKIANILGIDAAMLDNFLSPIENAFAIADHTKCLSFILSEGVVPSNIQEGYLARLLFRRIYRLLRLLGISDKLYDIFDMQINYWSVDYPHLMEMRDEIIEMLHVEEEKFKETISRGSSLVKRITEDLKSRNLNKIPIETLTELYDSHGLPPEIVKEMAEAEGVTAEVPANFYSLIAERHMQTSKPTEEIEHEKWIENEVAGLPPTEELYYKDQYMKSFEAKVLKVFKNQYIVLDRTCFYPEGGGQPADTGFLTFDGGRAEVVYVQKIGKVIVHQIKGGKPPAEGSLVKGFIDWDRRYVLMKNHTATHVVNAAARRVLGQHVWQFGTQKGVESSRLDISHYRRLTREELQKIELLANEAVFRNIPVEISWMPRTEAENLYGFRLYQGGAVPGKEIRVVKIGDWEVEACAGTHVLSTGEIGLIKIIHSERIQDGVERLEYSVGIHALKAIQQNEALLWRVSEILNAPLEKLDKTAEKMVKDLKEANAERRRLLKEIARLESLSVDTKAEAINIREIDDVKLVMRDFGEDADVNRMIQTANEIVKRDETTVTVFYGVDGKTARILVMAGQKAVERGINAGEIAREASKIIGGGGGGRQNFAQGGGPLTEKLREAIKRAAEVLENQLKHK, encoded by the coding sequence ATGTTGGAAAGATTTCCAGCCGAAGAGTATGCGCTTCCCTTTTTCAAAGAGCAAGGATACATCAGAAAATTTTGCCCCACGTGCAAGACATACTTCTGGACTCTAAATCCAGAACGAGAGACATGCGGCGAGGCTAGGGTTGAAGGATGCTCCACTTATACCTTCATAGGTGATCCACCGACAAGAAAAAGCTACACGTTACGTGAAATGCGTGAAGCATTTTTGTCGTTTTTTGAAAGACATGGCCACACCCGCATAAAGCCATATCCTGTTGTGGCAAGGTGGAGAGACGACATTTACTTGACGCATGCCAGCATAATAGATTTCCAACCATATGTAACGGAGGGAATTGCACCTCCACCAGCAAATCCTCTGGTTATAGCTCAGCCATGCATTCGCTTAGTTGATATAACTAACACCGGGCCAACCTTTGGTAAGTATTTAACAATTTTCGAGATGGGCGGGCATCACGCATTCAATTACCCAGACAAAGAAGTTTACTGGAAAGATCAGACAGTGCGGTATCATCACGCCTTCGCTACTGAAGAGCTCGGCATAAAACCCGAAGAAATAACTTATAAGGAGGAAATATGGTCTGGCGGCGGAAACGCTGGACCATGCCTTGAATGCATAGCCCGAGGCTTAGAAGTTGCAACACTAGTGTTTATGCAATACAAAGTTGTCAATGATCAATTCATCAAATTACCAATAAGAACCGTTGACACTGGCTATGGCATAGAGCGCTATGCTTGGCTTTCGCAAGGCGCCCCAAGCGCCTTCCACACTATATACGGAGAACTTCTGAATAAGATCCTTGAAATGGCTGGAATAACCCAAATTGACATGAATTTGCTGGCAAGAGTTGCAAGAGTCTCCCCCCTTGTCGGTTTGGGAAAAACGATCAGCCTAATGGAGGCTAGAAAGAAAATAGCTAACATTTTGGGCATAGATGCCGCTATGCTGGATAATTTCTTGTCCCCTATAGAAAATGCATTTGCCATAGCAGACCACACAAAATGTTTAAGCTTTATACTTTCTGAGGGTGTTGTTCCCTCGAATATTCAAGAGGGATATTTAGCTAGACTTTTATTTAGGAGAATTTATAGGTTATTAAGACTCTTGGGGATTTCGGACAAGCTTTATGATATTTTTGATATGCAAATCAATTATTGGTCTGTGGATTATCCACATCTCATGGAAATGCGAGATGAGATAATTGAGATGCTTCACGTAGAGGAGGAAAAATTCAAAGAGACTATATCAAGGGGAAGCAGCCTTGTAAAACGCATAACCGAAGACTTAAAGTCAAGAAATCTCAACAAAATCCCCATTGAAACGCTGACTGAGCTCTATGATTCGCATGGTCTTCCACCGGAAATTGTCAAGGAGATGGCGGAAGCTGAAGGTGTAACTGCTGAGGTTCCAGCGAACTTCTACAGTTTGATTGCTGAAAGGCACATGCAAACCTCAAAACCGACTGAGGAGATTGAACACGAGAAATGGATTGAGAATGAAGTGGCTGGTCTTCCCCCAACAGAGGAGCTTTACTACAAGGATCAGTATATGAAAAGCTTTGAGGCAAAAGTTCTCAAAGTGTTTAAGAATCAATATATAGTTCTGGATAGGACATGTTTTTATCCGGAAGGCGGAGGGCAGCCTGCTGATACTGGTTTTTTAACGTTTGACGGCGGAAGGGCTGAGGTTGTCTACGTGCAAAAAATAGGCAAAGTTATTGTTCACCAGATTAAAGGTGGAAAGCCTCCTGCTGAAGGAAGTCTTGTGAAAGGTTTCATAGATTGGGATAGACGATATGTATTAATGAAAAACCACACAGCAACGCATGTGGTCAATGCTGCCGCGCGGCGCGTTCTTGGACAGCATGTTTGGCAGTTTGGCACACAGAAGGGCGTCGAAAGCTCAAGGCTTGATATTTCCCATTACCGGCGCCTTACACGAGAAGAATTGCAGAAAATAGAGCTTTTAGCCAATGAGGCGGTCTTTCGCAACATTCCAGTTGAAATTTCATGGATGCCTCGAACAGAAGCTGAAAACCTTTATGGCTTTAGGCTGTACCAAGGTGGTGCTGTTCCTGGAAAAGAAATTCGTGTGGTTAAAATTGGAGACTGGGAAGTGGAGGCTTGCGCTGGAACACATGTGCTTAGCACCGGGGAGATAGGTCTTATCAAAATAATACATTCAGAAAGGATACAAGACGGTGTGGAACGTCTAGAATATTCTGTTGGAATACATGCCTTAAAGGCTATACAGCAAAATGAGGCGCTGCTTTGGCGAGTTTCAGAGATTCTGAATGCTCCGCTAGAAAAACTAGATAAGACTGCGGAGAAGATGGTTAAAGACTTAAAGGAAGCCAATGCTGAAAGAAGAAGACTATTAAAGGAGATAGCGAGGCTGGAGAGTCTCAGCGTAGACACAAAGGCGGAAGCAATAAACATCCGTGAAATCGATGACGTTAAACTTGTCATGCGTGACTTTGGAGAGGACGCTGATGTCAACCGCATGATACAAACGGCAAACGAAATAGTGAAAAGGGACGAAACCACAGTCACAGTCTTTTACGGCGTTGATGGAAAAACTGCAAGAATACTTGTCATGGCCGGGCAAAAGGCTGTGGAAAGGGGTATAAACGCTGGCGAAATAGCTAGAGAAGCCTCAAAAATAATAGGTGGAGGGGGAGGAGGAAGACAAAATTTCGCTCAGGGTGGAGGGCCATTGACCGAAAAATTAAGGGAAGCCATTAAAAGGGCCGCGGAAGTCTTGGAGAATCAACTTAAACATAAATAA
- a CDS encoding Lrp/AsnC ligand binding domain-containing protein, with protein sequence MPKAFVLINTEIGSEADVLKDLKKIEGVEEAFAVYGVYDIICRVSAETMDKLKEIVTWRIRRLDKVRSTLTMIIIEESPK encoded by the coding sequence ATGCCGAAAGCATTTGTATTAATCAACACAGAAATAGGTTCAGAAGCCGATGTCTTAAAGGACCTAAAGAAGATTGAAGGTGTTGAGGAAGCCTTTGCTGTTTATGGAGTATATGACATAATTTGCAGAGTTAGCGCCGAAACTATGGATAAACTTAAAGAAATTGTGACATGGCGCATAAGAAGACTTGACAAGGTTAGATCAACCCTTACAATGATAATAATTGAAGAATCACCAAAATAG
- a CDS encoding 3-hydroxyacyl-CoA dehydrogenase, whose translation MAREVKEVAVIGSGTMGHGIAQILAMNGFQVAMVDVSQVFLEKALEKIKWSLSKFVEKRRIRQEDADAALARIHVTTSYEEAAMNVDVAIEVVPENIELKKKVFSELDRVAPPYAVLASNTSTLSITELGKATNRPDKVAGMHFFNPPQLMLLVEVIKGEKTSDETINTLVKLAEKLRKTPIIVKKDVRGFIVNRVLVAVFIEAFWAYYREEATKEGIDASLKYRGGFPMGLFELADFVGLDLAYEIWKILYEAYGERFKLCTELIEPLVKAGKLGQKVGVGFYDWTKGRPRIPFSLMEEYDVERSWAVAVNEAAWLVHEDAASPADIDTGMKLGAGWPSGPCEYADRTGLDVIVKNLNELHAKYKMELYKPCPLLEDYVSKGWLGRKAGRGFY comes from the coding sequence TTGGCTAGGGAAGTTAAAGAAGTAGCCGTCATTGGGTCTGGTACAATGGGGCATGGAATAGCGCAAATTCTAGCAATGAATGGTTTTCAAGTGGCGATGGTGGATGTTAGCCAAGTTTTTCTCGAAAAAGCCTTGGAGAAAATTAAATGGAGTCTGAGTAAATTCGTAGAAAAAAGGCGTATAAGACAGGAAGACGCGGACGCTGCTCTTGCAAGAATACATGTAACGACAAGTTATGAAGAAGCCGCGATGAATGTAGATGTTGCCATAGAAGTTGTTCCCGAAAACATTGAGCTTAAAAAGAAGGTTTTCAGTGAACTTGACAGGGTGGCGCCGCCTTATGCGGTTTTAGCCTCTAACACTTCGACGTTGAGTATAACAGAACTGGGTAAGGCGACAAATCGTCCCGACAAGGTTGCGGGAATGCACTTTTTCAATCCCCCTCAATTAATGCTGCTGGTAGAGGTTATCAAGGGTGAAAAAACAAGCGATGAAACAATAAATACTCTTGTTAAATTGGCTGAAAAACTCAGAAAAACTCCAATTATCGTAAAGAAAGACGTACGAGGCTTCATAGTCAACAGAGTTTTGGTTGCTGTTTTCATCGAGGCCTTTTGGGCTTATTATCGCGAGGAGGCAACGAAGGAGGGCATAGATGCGTCACTAAAATACCGTGGGGGTTTCCCAATGGGGTTGTTTGAACTAGCTGATTTCGTTGGGTTAGACTTGGCCTATGAAATCTGGAAAATACTCTATGAAGCCTATGGTGAGCGCTTTAAACTTTGCACCGAACTAATTGAGCCGCTTGTAAAAGCGGGAAAACTTGGACAAAAGGTTGGCGTGGGCTTTTACGATTGGACCAAAGGAAGGCCGAGGATACCCTTCAGCCTAATGGAGGAGTACGACGTTGAGAGATCTTGGGCTGTAGCTGTAAACGAGGCAGCTTGGCTTGTACATGAGGATGCTGCAAGCCCAGCAGATATAGACACGGGAATGAAGCTCGGTGCAGGTTGGCCTTCAGGTCCATGTGAATATGCGGACAGAACCGGTTTAGACGTTATTGTTAAAAATTTGAATGAACTTCATGCCAAATATAAGATGGAACTCTATAAGCCATGTCCGTTGCTTGAGGATTATGTTAGTAAAGGTTGGTTAGGAAGGAAAGCTGGAAGGGGGTTTTACTAG
- a CDS encoding DUF1743 domain-containing protein → MALKYLHIGFDDTDSPRKGCTTYIAALLVEKLEKLGVSFTDYPNLIRLNPNVPWKTRGNGALCLRIKCNENIVDRIKETVIDTIEENSDLSYRGTEPGVVFYTEAEIPEQIQTFAKKAITGIVSIKDAFKLLKRFKAEAFGFKSWRGIIGGLAAVGETLQGDYTFEIIAYRTPENCGTERKIDKASVIEMDRATAPYTFNNIDPETGRILIAPHGPDPILFGIRGENPEIVKKAFQMVKPLEPIERWVIFRTNHGTDAHLKRVKQLSEIKPYNPVIAKGMVASNPRIVPRRHVIFTIEDQSASVDCAAYAPTGALRKIASKLIVGDHIEVYGGVRPPSKNRPMTINLEKLRVLKLAPQVAYHNPVCPQCGKHLKSMGKSKGFRCERCGLRFPTLTKVAVQVKRNLGEGLYITSPRSQRHLTKPLTRYGMEKQGGSKVKLIEEWHFP, encoded by the coding sequence ATGGCTCTAAAATACTTGCATATAGGCTTTGATGACACTGATTCACCCCGGAAAGGATGTACAACCTACATCGCAGCCCTTTTAGTGGAAAAATTGGAAAAACTCGGAGTCAGTTTCACCGATTATCCGAATCTCATTAGATTAAATCCTAATGTCCCATGGAAAACTAGGGGAAACGGAGCACTCTGCTTGAGGATAAAATGCAACGAAAACATTGTAGACAGAATCAAAGAGACAGTCATAGACACTATAGAAGAAAACTCAGACTTATCTTATAGAGGCACAGAACCCGGCGTAGTCTTCTATACAGAAGCCGAAATCCCAGAGCAAATTCAAACATTCGCTAAAAAAGCCATCACCGGAATTGTAAGCATTAAAGATGCCTTTAAACTTTTAAAAAGGTTTAAAGCGGAGGCGTTTGGGTTCAAAAGCTGGCGTGGTATAATAGGTGGCTTGGCAGCGGTCGGCGAAACCTTGCAGGGTGACTATACATTTGAAATAATTGCCTATCGCACACCGGAAAACTGTGGCACTGAAAGAAAAATAGATAAGGCGTCAGTTATAGAGATGGACCGAGCTACTGCTCCTTACACATTTAATAACATCGACCCGGAAACTGGCAGAATTTTGATAGCACCCCACGGACCTGACCCGATTCTTTTCGGCATAAGGGGTGAAAACCCTGAAATTGTCAAGAAAGCTTTCCAAATGGTTAAGCCCCTTGAGCCTATAGAACGCTGGGTTATTTTCCGGACAAATCATGGCACGGATGCCCACTTGAAGCGCGTTAAACAGTTAAGCGAAATTAAGCCCTATAATCCAGTAATCGCCAAAGGAATGGTAGCATCAAATCCGCGAATAGTTCCTAGAAGGCATGTTATCTTCACGATTGAAGATCAAAGTGCCAGTGTTGACTGTGCAGCCTATGCGCCAACTGGCGCTTTGAGAAAAATAGCAAGCAAGCTTATTGTTGGTGATCACATTGAAGTTTATGGTGGTGTTCGTCCACCTTCCAAAAATCGGCCGATGACCATTAACCTTGAAAAATTGCGTGTATTGAAGCTTGCCCCTCAAGTGGCTTACCATAATCCAGTTTGTCCGCAATGTGGCAAACATCTAAAGTCTATGGGTAAAAGTAAAGGTTTTAGATGTGAAAGGTGCGGTTTGCGTTTTCCCACTCTCACCAAGGTTGCTGTTCAAGTCAAGCGGAACTTGGGTGAAGGGTTGTACATCACTTCACCTAGATCCCAGAGACATCTTACAAAACCCCTAACACGCTACGGTATGGAAAAGCAGGGGGGTTCAAAGGTTAAACTTATTGAAGAATGGCATTTCCCATGA
- a CDS encoding O-acetyl-ADP-ribose deacetylase, whose product MNENVCEFHIGKAKICIVQGDITEMDTDAIVNAANPSLMGGGGVDGAIHRKGGPKILEECKRIRATEYPEGLPTGKAVITTGGNLKAKYVIHTVGPIWRGGSQSEPELLAEAYRNSLKLAVSKGLKTIAFPSISTGAYGYPIEKACKVALTTVKEFLEKENKIDKVVLVLFSKRDFEIYKEAAKEILIG is encoded by the coding sequence ATGAATGAGAACGTCTGCGAATTCCATATTGGAAAGGCGAAAATCTGTATTGTGCAGGGCGACATAACTGAGATGGACACGGATGCTATTGTCAACGCAGCAAATCCATCTCTTATGGGGGGAGGTGGAGTAGACGGAGCAATCCACCGCAAAGGTGGACCAAAAATTCTTGAAGAATGTAAACGGATAAGGGCAACGGAGTATCCCGAAGGCCTTCCGACGGGGAAAGCCGTCATTACCACAGGAGGCAATTTGAAGGCTAAATATGTCATTCACACAGTTGGACCAATTTGGCGTGGTGGAAGCCAAAGTGAGCCGGAGCTTTTGGCTGAAGCCTACCGTAACTCTTTAAAGCTAGCAGTTTCAAAAGGGCTTAAAACCATAGCGTTCCCCTCGATCAGCACGGGAGCTTATGGATACCCAATTGAAAAAGCGTGTAAGGTAGCATTGACAACGGTTAAAGAGTTCCTAGAAAAAGAAAATAAGATCGATAAGGTTGTGCTTGTTTTATTCAGCAAACGTGACTTTGAAATCTACAAGGAGGCCGCAAAAGAGATTTTGATCGGCTAG
- a CDS encoding NAD(P)H-hydrate dehydratase, with amino-acid sequence MSTKNIFENSIMSREMRALEFNAEYFGISRLQLMENAGRNLALEVASRFPPNKKVAVFCGLGGNGGDGFVAARHLAAMGFKITVILAGKASEISHKAAQENWRSLQFLKESITIHEAYDSTLLPDIDADIIIDALLGTGTKGKLKPPIKQLVEKINSLNAFKVAVDVPTGIDSDTGEVLGTAVKANLTVTFYKTKTGLEKAKEYTGELVVRDIGLPAELENYAGPGDVKLVVKTRTSGSRKGDHGRLLVIGGSETFSGAPALVALAALRTGVDLVYVAAPQKTAYTIAAMSPDLITIKLDGEHLNTGNISTLKPYIEKVDATVIGPGLGLHPETREAAKALIEVVESLGKPLLLDADGLKAFAEFKRKLITSLVLTPHAGEYAILTGKKLPENLKEKALEVQKTAVELGAVILLKGPVDVIAHERKIKFNFTGNPGMTVGGTGDVLSGIVGAFLAQGADPFEAAVAGAFVNGAAGDFVFREKGYHMMASDLLEWIPKVLDDPMSHLQVQRTSAAK; translated from the coding sequence ATGTCAACGAAAAATATCTTCGAAAATTCTATTATGAGCCGTGAAATGCGAGCTTTGGAGTTTAACGCAGAATATTTCGGGATTTCTCGGCTTCAACTCATGGAGAATGCCGGGCGAAACTTAGCATTGGAAGTAGCCTCAAGATTTCCACCAAACAAAAAGGTTGCAGTTTTCTGCGGTTTAGGCGGCAACGGAGGAGACGGGTTCGTTGCAGCTAGACATCTTGCAGCTATGGGTTTTAAGATAACCGTGATTCTTGCCGGAAAAGCGAGTGAGATCTCCCACAAAGCAGCCCAAGAAAACTGGAGAAGCTTGCAATTTCTAAAAGAAAGCATAACAATCCATGAAGCTTACGACAGCACGCTTCTACCGGACATAGACGCAGATATAATCATAGACGCTCTCCTCGGAACCGGAACAAAAGGCAAACTAAAGCCGCCTATAAAGCAACTTGTTGAAAAAATTAACTCGTTAAACGCTTTTAAAGTGGCCGTTGACGTGCCGACGGGCATTGACTCTGATACCGGTGAAGTTTTGGGAACAGCTGTGAAAGCGAACCTCACAGTAACTTTTTACAAAACAAAAACCGGATTGGAAAAAGCGAAGGAATACACTGGCGAACTGGTGGTTAGAGACATCGGGCTTCCTGCAGAACTTGAAAACTATGCGGGACCGGGGGACGTCAAACTCGTTGTAAAAACACGCACCTCTGGGTCTCGCAAGGGAGATCATGGAAGATTATTGGTTATTGGCGGAAGTGAAACATTCTCAGGGGCTCCAGCATTAGTGGCGCTTGCTGCGCTAAGAACAGGTGTTGATTTGGTTTACGTTGCTGCGCCACAAAAAACAGCTTATACCATCGCAGCAATGTCACCGGACCTGATAACCATAAAACTTGATGGAGAACACTTGAACACCGGGAACATTTCGACACTAAAACCGTATATAGAGAAGGTGGACGCAACTGTCATCGGCCCTGGACTAGGGCTTCACCCGGAAACCAGAGAAGCTGCTAAAGCCTTAATTGAAGTTGTCGAAAGTCTTGGTAAACCGTTATTGCTAGACGCTGACGGCCTGAAGGCCTTTGCAGAATTTAAAAGGAAACTCATCACGTCATTAGTTCTAACGCCCCACGCTGGAGAGTACGCTATACTAACAGGAAAGAAGCTGCCGGAAAACTTAAAAGAAAAAGCTCTAGAAGTTCAGAAAACTGCAGTCGAGCTTGGCGCCGTAATACTTCTTAAGGGCCCGGTGGATGTGATTGCTCATGAAAGAAAGATTAAATTTAATTTTACCGGGAACCCTGGGATGACTGTTGGCGGAACTGGAGACGTGCTTTCAGGAATTGTTGGAGCCTTCTTAGCGCAAGGCGCTGACCCCTTTGAGGCAGCTGTTGCTGGAGCTTTTGTTAATGGTGCTGCTGGAGACTTTGTTTTTAGGGAGAAAGGATACCACATGATGGCTTCGGATCTTCTTGAATGGATTCCCAAAGTTTTAGATGACCCCATGAGCCACTTGCAGGTGCAAAGGACAAGTGCAGCAAAGTAA